A region of Necator americanus strain Aroian chromosome I, whole genome shotgun sequence DNA encodes the following proteins:
- a CDS encoding hypothetical protein (NECATOR_CHRI.G2250.T4): MIPTRFPDVLGVWPNPSTLQTLQSTTKGMRSWSLARREAEAFFTLAFSRRCYSSANSADVYRPPHYRKPRKSKEPGHMLQEEFPNSGDASGANARLFDYYNTAKLVNQLPTVKEKIDFVNPYERPWTRSEKTWRRAWHPSLMGTRKAWAIPLVPAYFDTVKYYQYLTKTRLVESSLDSYYSGLVPPTTSYEKAVQETLRSLLASARFESEDHRVSAILASLVDEAVLSVAHNVPRLADFRVAYNVQSECFWIRSGFMFLYDVKEIGSDKVVRKVRNISKYVGDDRRKLEDVDVDDDVLFAPKVMSLWPDENPLWQCPGYFVESEETHSYGTFGAKSLSLLDDRCRQWDAPPEESAEMWEDCAKAQAVASLFTTLCAQAHTHGFTQYTDITRPFNSQLMLSNGIDFVFAVGQLNTLAINIECDGFDNPKTNICHVESPVRLYDAYREGSAVIFYWPLFLVLATLFFNEYLIYFAKIGLSCDWPCKENCGSNDLRIFLISDTHLLGERNGHWLDKLRREWQMYRSYRSAVDVLLPDAVFFLGDLMDEGQWGDLNTFNRYADRFDSLFGSSDNKPEVHVLAGNHDLGFHYAISPFRVKWFRERFKRKVIDIIYIREQPFVLLTSMALHGDGCNFCHEAEVALEAISEELTCQKRGDCFKNGSFRFQPYRRPILLQHFPLFRINDDDCLRDKDFDHDDPTRNDLYRPTWEALSQESTQLLLRKLEPRAVFNGHTHRGCKKRWARPVDFWEYTVNSFSWRNGDRPTFLLASVSDKHVLVNVCHLPNESTVLLLYSVVAIINSIPISIRVEQAH, encoded by the exons GGATGCGGAGTTGGAGTTTGGCAAGACGAGAGGCGGAAGCATTCTTTACTCTTGCTTTCTCTAGGAGATGTTATTCTTCCGCGAATTCAGCGGACGTCTATCGGCCTCCTCACTACAGAAAACCTCGTAAAAGTAAAGAACCAGGACATATGCTGCAGGAGGAGTTCCCT AATTCTGGTGATGCCTCTGGGGCAAATGCCCGTTTGTTCGACTATTACAATACTGCAAAGTTGGTTAACCAACTTCCTActgtgaaagaaaagattgaCTTTGTCAATCCTTACGAGCGTCCTTGGACAAGATCAGAGAAGACTTGGCGTAG GGCATGGCACCCCTCTCTAATGGGAACAAGGAAAGCATGGGCAATTCCACTTGTCCCAGCATACTTCGACACTGTAAAGTACTACCAATATCTTACAAAAACTCGGCTTGTAGAATCGTCGCTTGATAGCTATTATAGTGGACTTGTTCCACCTACCACCAGTTATGAG aagGCTGTGCAAGAGACGCTGCGTTCACTTTTGGCCTCTGCTCGATTTGAGTCAGAAGACCACAGAGTCTCTGCCATTCTAGCATCTCTGGTCGATGAAGCTGTCCTTAGCGTAGCTCACAATGTCCCTCGACTTGCTGATTTTCGG GTGGCGTACAATGTACAGAGTGAGTGCTTCTGGATCCGCTCAGGCTTCATGTTCCTCTACGATGTGAAAGAGATTGGGAGTGACAAGGTGGTCCGAAAAGTACGCAACATCTCCAAATACGTAGGAGATGATAG GCGAAAACTGG AGGATGTTGATGTGGACGATGATGTGTTATTTGCCCCTAAG GTCATGAGTTTGTGGCCTGATGAGAATCCGTTATGGCAGTGTCCGGGTTACTTTGTTGAATCAG AAGAAACTCATTCGTATGGAACATTTGGTGCCAAGTCATTGTCTTTGTTGGACGATCGGTGCAGACAGTGGGACGCTCCACCTGAAGAAAGCGCAGAAATGTGGGAAGATTGTGCGAAGGCGCAAGCAGTAGCTTCTCTTTTCACAACGCTATGCGCTCAGGCGCATACTCACG GTTTCACGCAATACACTGATATAACTCGTCCGTTCAATTCGCAGTTGATGTTATCGAATGGAATCGACTTTGTATTTGCTGTAGGACAACTTAACACATTAGCCATTAATATTGAATGTGATG GTTTCGACAACCCgaaaacaaacatttgtcACGTAGAGTCTCCTGTCCGATTATATGATGCATATAGAGAGGGAAg TGCTGTAATATTTTACTGGCctctttttctcgttttggCGACGCTGTTCTTCAATGAGTACTTGATTTACTTTGCAAAAATCGGTTTGTCCTGTGATTGGCCATGTAAGGAGAA TTGCGGTTCTAACGATCTTcggatttttcttatttctgatACGCATCTTCTAGGTGAAAGGAATGGTCACTGGTTGGACAAACTACGTAG AGAATGGCAAATGTACCGATCGTACAGGTCTGCTGTCGATGTGCTGTTACCAGacgctgttttctttctag GTGACTTGATGGATGAAGGCCAGTGGGGGGATCTTAATACTTTCAATAGATATGCTGATCGGTTCGATTCCTTATTTGGTTCGTCTGACAATAAACCAGAAGTCCACGTACTTGCCGGCAATCACGACCTGGGTTTCCATTATGC TATTTCTCCTTTTCGGGTGAAGTGGTTTCGAGAacgtttcaaaagaaaagttatTGACATTATTTATATCAGAG AACAACCTTTTGTGCTTCTCACTTCGATGGCACTGCATGGTGATGGGTGCAATTTTTGCCATGAAGCAGAAGTTGCGCTTGAAGCTATAAGTGAAGAATTGACCTGTCAGAAAAGGGGCGATTGTTTCAAAAATGGCTCATTTCGATTTCAACCGTATCGGAGACCAATCCTTCTGCAACACTTCCCGTTGTTCAG AATCAATGACGACGATTGTTTACGTGACAAAGATTTCGACCACGACGATCCAACACGAAACGATCTCTATCGTCCTACCTGGGAAGCTCTGTCTCAGGAATCAACTCAGCTCCTCCTTCGAAAACTGGAGCCTCGTGCTGTGTTTAACGGACATACTCATAGAGGATGCAAAAAGAG GTGGGCACGACCAGTGGACTTCTGGGAGTATACGGTCAACTCCTTTTCATGGCGCAATGGGGATCGGCCGACTTTTCTTTTGGCGTCAGTTTCCGATAAACAT GTTCTTGTTAATGTTTGTCACCTTCCGAACGAATCAACAGTGCTGCTATTATATTCAGTTGTAGCAATAATT AATTCGATACCGATCTCCATCAGGGTCGAGCAAGCTCATTAA
- a CDS encoding hypothetical protein (NECATOR_CHRI.G2250.T3) gives MIPTRFPDVLGVWPNPSTLQTLQSTTKGMRSWSLARREAEAFFTLAFSRRCYSSANSADVYRPPHYRKPRKSKEPGHMLQEEFPNSGDASGANARLFDYYNTAKLVNQLPTVKEKIDFVNPYERPWTRSEKTWRRAWHPSLMGTRKAWAIPLVPAYFDTVKYYQYLTKTRLVESSLDSYYSGLVPPTTSYEKAVQETLRSLLASARFESEDHRVSAILASLVDEAVLSVAHNVPRLADFRVAYNVQSECFWIRSGFMFLYDVKEIGSDKVVRKVRNISKYVGDDRRKLEDVDVDDDVLFAPKVMSLWPDENPLWQCPGYFVESEETHSYGTFGAKSLSLLDDRCRQWDAPPEESAEMWEDCAKAQAVASLFTTLCAQAHTHGFTQYTDITRPFNSQLMLSNGIDFVFAVGQLNTLAINIECDGFDNPKTNICHVESPVRLYDAYREGSAVIFYWPLFLVLATLFFNEYLIYFAKIGLSCDWPCKENCGSNDLRIFLISDTHLLGERNGHWLDKLRREWQMYRSYRSAVDVLLPDAVFFLGDLMDEGQWGDLNTFNRYADRFDSLFGSSDNKPEVHVLAGNHDLGFHYAISPFRVKWFRERFKRKVIDIIYIREQPFVLLTSMALHGDGCNFCHEAEVALEAISEELTCQKRGDCFKNGSFRFQPYRRPILLQHFPLFRINDDDCLRDKDFDHDDPTRNDLYRPTWEALSQESTQLLLRKLEPRAVFNGHTHRGCKKRWARPVDFWEYTVNSFSWRNGDRPTFLLASVSDKHVLVNVCHLPNESTVLLLYSVVAIIVEFDTDLHQGRASSLKPEGVIWFALDLKFASSYHFTLSLCRNNLLEMRQRFLLQFVIVEVLERMLAYTMMWMGATDDQTEERHWSFQERFQTIDHATTADLLLAALHPPYFVLLHIIFILAGSQESSDIVLLLKGDVEELNLAEGRGSDPQADRH, from the exons GGATGCGGAGTTGGAGTTTGGCAAGACGAGAGGCGGAAGCATTCTTTACTCTTGCTTTCTCTAGGAGATGTTATTCTTCCGCGAATTCAGCGGACGTCTATCGGCCTCCTCACTACAGAAAACCTCGTAAAAGTAAAGAACCAGGACATATGCTGCAGGAGGAGTTCCCT AATTCTGGTGATGCCTCTGGGGCAAATGCCCGTTTGTTCGACTATTACAATACTGCAAAGTTGGTTAACCAACTTCCTActgtgaaagaaaagattgaCTTTGTCAATCCTTACGAGCGTCCTTGGACAAGATCAGAGAAGACTTGGCGTAG GGCATGGCACCCCTCTCTAATGGGAACAAGGAAAGCATGGGCAATTCCACTTGTCCCAGCATACTTCGACACTGTAAAGTACTACCAATATCTTACAAAAACTCGGCTTGTAGAATCGTCGCTTGATAGCTATTATAGTGGACTTGTTCCACCTACCACCAGTTATGAG aagGCTGTGCAAGAGACGCTGCGTTCACTTTTGGCCTCTGCTCGATTTGAGTCAGAAGACCACAGAGTCTCTGCCATTCTAGCATCTCTGGTCGATGAAGCTGTCCTTAGCGTAGCTCACAATGTCCCTCGACTTGCTGATTTTCGG GTGGCGTACAATGTACAGAGTGAGTGCTTCTGGATCCGCTCAGGCTTCATGTTCCTCTACGATGTGAAAGAGATTGGGAGTGACAAGGTGGTCCGAAAAGTACGCAACATCTCCAAATACGTAGGAGATGATAG GCGAAAACTGG AGGATGTTGATGTGGACGATGATGTGTTATTTGCCCCTAAG GTCATGAGTTTGTGGCCTGATGAGAATCCGTTATGGCAGTGTCCGGGTTACTTTGTTGAATCAG AAGAAACTCATTCGTATGGAACATTTGGTGCCAAGTCATTGTCTTTGTTGGACGATCGGTGCAGACAGTGGGACGCTCCACCTGAAGAAAGCGCAGAAATGTGGGAAGATTGTGCGAAGGCGCAAGCAGTAGCTTCTCTTTTCACAACGCTATGCGCTCAGGCGCATACTCACG GTTTCACGCAATACACTGATATAACTCGTCCGTTCAATTCGCAGTTGATGTTATCGAATGGAATCGACTTTGTATTTGCTGTAGGACAACTTAACACATTAGCCATTAATATTGAATGTGATG GTTTCGACAACCCgaaaacaaacatttgtcACGTAGAGTCTCCTGTCCGATTATATGATGCATATAGAGAGGGAAg TGCTGTAATATTTTACTGGCctctttttctcgttttggCGACGCTGTTCTTCAATGAGTACTTGATTTACTTTGCAAAAATCGGTTTGTCCTGTGATTGGCCATGTAAGGAGAA TTGCGGTTCTAACGATCTTcggatttttcttatttctgatACGCATCTTCTAGGTGAAAGGAATGGTCACTGGTTGGACAAACTACGTAG AGAATGGCAAATGTACCGATCGTACAGGTCTGCTGTCGATGTGCTGTTACCAGacgctgttttctttctag GTGACTTGATGGATGAAGGCCAGTGGGGGGATCTTAATACTTTCAATAGATATGCTGATCGGTTCGATTCCTTATTTGGTTCGTCTGACAATAAACCAGAAGTCCACGTACTTGCCGGCAATCACGACCTGGGTTTCCATTATGC TATTTCTCCTTTTCGGGTGAAGTGGTTTCGAGAacgtttcaaaagaaaagttatTGACATTATTTATATCAGAG AACAACCTTTTGTGCTTCTCACTTCGATGGCACTGCATGGTGATGGGTGCAATTTTTGCCATGAAGCAGAAGTTGCGCTTGAAGCTATAAGTGAAGAATTGACCTGTCAGAAAAGGGGCGATTGTTTCAAAAATGGCTCATTTCGATTTCAACCGTATCGGAGACCAATCCTTCTGCAACACTTCCCGTTGTTCAG AATCAATGACGACGATTGTTTACGTGACAAAGATTTCGACCACGACGATCCAACACGAAACGATCTCTATCGTCCTACCTGGGAAGCTCTGTCTCAGGAATCAACTCAGCTCCTCCTTCGAAAACTGGAGCCTCGTGCTGTGTTTAACGGACATACTCATAGAGGATGCAAAAAGAG GTGGGCACGACCAGTGGACTTCTGGGAGTATACGGTCAACTCCTTTTCATGGCGCAATGGGGATCGGCCGACTTTTCTTTTGGCGTCAGTTTCCGATAAACAT GTTCTTGTTAATGTTTGTCACCTTCCGAACGAATCAACAGTGCTGCTATTATATTCAGTTGTAGCAATAATTGTAG AATTCGATACCGATCTCCATCAGGGTCGAGCAAGCTCATTAAAGCCGG AAGGTGTGATATGGTTTGCACTGGATCTCAAGTTTGCTTCTTCTTATCATTTCACTTTAAGTCTCTGTCGTAACAATCttcttgagatgcgccaacgctttttgctgcaattcgtaatcgttgaggttttggaacgcatgttggcctatacaatgatgtGGATGGGGGcaaccgatgatcaa ACAGAAGAAAGGCACTGGAGCTTTCAAGAaaggtttcaaaccatcgaccatgcaaccacagcggacctcttactggctgcgctacacccgccatATTTCGTATTATTGCACATTATTTTTA TTCTCGCTGGTTCACAAGAATCCAGCGACATTGTACTGCTACTTAAAGGTGACGTTGAGGAGCTAAACCTGGCAGAAGGAAGAGGTAGTGATCCTCAAGCAGACCGACATTGA
- a CDS encoding hypothetical protein (NECATOR_CHRI.G2250.T1), whose amino-acid sequence MKFCSAVIFYWPLFLVLATLFFNEYLIYFAKIGLSCDWPCKENCGSNDLRIFLISDTHLLGERNGHWLDKLRREWQMYRSYRSAVDVLLPDAVFFLGDLMDEGQWGDLNTFNRYADRFDSLFGSSDNKPEVHVLAGNHDLGFHYAISPFRVKWFRERFKRKVIDIIYIREQPFVLLTSMALHGDGCNFCHEAEVALEAISEELTCQKRGDCFKNGSFRFQPYRRPILLQHFPLFRINDDDCLRDKDFDHDDPTRNDLYRPTWEALSQESTQLLLRKLEPRAVFNGHTHRGCKKRWARPVDFWEYTVNSFSWRNGDRPTFLLASVSDKHVLVNVCHLPNESTVLLLYSVVAIIVEFDTDLHQGRASSLKPGNSTT is encoded by the exons ATGAAGTTCTGTAGTGCTGTAATATTTTACTGGCctctttttctcgttttggCGACGCTGTTCTTCAATGAGTACTTGATTTACTTTGCAAAAATCGGTTTGTCCTGTGATTGGCCATGTAAGGAGAA TTGCGGTTCTAACGATCTTcggatttttcttatttctgatACGCATCTTCTAGGTGAAAGGAATGGTCACTGGTTGGACAAACTACGTAG AGAATGGCAAATGTACCGATCGTACAGGTCTGCTGTCGATGTGCTGTTACCAGacgctgttttctttctag GTGACTTGATGGATGAAGGCCAGTGGGGGGATCTTAATACTTTCAATAGATATGCTGATCGGTTCGATTCCTTATTTGGTTCGTCTGACAATAAACCAGAAGTCCACGTACTTGCCGGCAATCACGACCTGGGTTTCCATTATGC TATTTCTCCTTTTCGGGTGAAGTGGTTTCGAGAacgtttcaaaagaaaagttatTGACATTATTTATATCAGAG AACAACCTTTTGTGCTTCTCACTTCGATGGCACTGCATGGTGATGGGTGCAATTTTTGCCATGAAGCAGAAGTTGCGCTTGAAGCTATAAGTGAAGAATTGACCTGTCAGAAAAGGGGCGATTGTTTCAAAAATGGCTCATTTCGATTTCAACCGTATCGGAGACCAATCCTTCTGCAACACTTCCCGTTGTTCAG AATCAATGACGACGATTGTTTACGTGACAAAGATTTCGACCACGACGATCCAACACGAAACGATCTCTATCGTCCTACCTGGGAAGCTCTGTCTCAGGAATCAACTCAGCTCCTCCTTCGAAAACTGGAGCCTCGTGCTGTGTTTAACGGACATACTCATAGAGGATGCAAAAAGAG GTGGGCACGACCAGTGGACTTCTGGGAGTATACGGTCAACTCCTTTTCATGGCGCAATGGGGATCGGCCGACTTTTCTTTTGGCGTCAGTTTCCGATAAACAT GTTCTTGTTAATGTTTGTCACCTTCCGAACGAATCAACAGTGCTGCTATTATATTCAGTTGTAGCAATAATTGTAG AATTCGATACCGATCTCCATCAGGGTCGAGCAAGCTCATTAAAGCCGGGTAATTCTACTACGTAG
- a CDS encoding hypothetical protein (NECATOR_CHRI.G2250.T2) — protein MIPTRFPDVLGVWPNPSTLQTLQSTTKGMRSWSLARREAEAFFTLAFSRRCYSSANSADVYRPPHYRKPRKSKEPGHMLQEEFPNSGDASGANARLFDYYNTAKLVNQLPTVKEKIDFVNPYERPWTRSEKTWRRAWHPSLMGTRKAWAIPLVPAYFDTVKYYQYLTKTRLVESSLDSYYSGLVPPTTSYEKAVQETLRSLLASARFESEDHRVSAILASLVDEAVLSVAHNVPRLADFRVAYNVQSECFWIRSGFMFLYDVKEIGSDKVVRKVRNISKYVGDDRRKLGELAFVSRDRLAVQLRTREPLAPLYSLESDEACRPIFSEDVDVDDDVLFAPKVMSLWPDENPLWQCPGYFVESEETHSYGTFGAKSLSLLDDRCRQWDAPPEESAEMWEDCAKAQAVASLFTTLCAQAHTHGFTQYTDITRPFNSQLMLSNGIDFVFAVGQLNTLAINIECDGFDNPKTNICHVESPVRLYDAYREGRFYYLTPEGEKEGLNPKVLLRILQMLLRD, from the exons GGATGCGGAGTTGGAGTTTGGCAAGACGAGAGGCGGAAGCATTCTTTACTCTTGCTTTCTCTAGGAGATGTTATTCTTCCGCGAATTCAGCGGACGTCTATCGGCCTCCTCACTACAGAAAACCTCGTAAAAGTAAAGAACCAGGACATATGCTGCAGGAGGAGTTCCCT AATTCTGGTGATGCCTCTGGGGCAAATGCCCGTTTGTTCGACTATTACAATACTGCAAAGTTGGTTAACCAACTTCCTActgtgaaagaaaagattgaCTTTGTCAATCCTTACGAGCGTCCTTGGACAAGATCAGAGAAGACTTGGCGTAG GGCATGGCACCCCTCTCTAATGGGAACAAGGAAAGCATGGGCAATTCCACTTGTCCCAGCATACTTCGACACTGTAAAGTACTACCAATATCTTACAAAAACTCGGCTTGTAGAATCGTCGCTTGATAGCTATTATAGTGGACTTGTTCCACCTACCACCAGTTATGAG aagGCTGTGCAAGAGACGCTGCGTTCACTTTTGGCCTCTGCTCGATTTGAGTCAGAAGACCACAGAGTCTCTGCCATTCTAGCATCTCTGGTCGATGAAGCTGTCCTTAGCGTAGCTCACAATGTCCCTCGACTTGCTGATTTTCGG GTGGCGTACAATGTACAGAGTGAGTGCTTCTGGATCCGCTCAGGCTTCATGTTCCTCTACGATGTGAAAGAGATTGGGAGTGACAAGGTGGTCCGAAAAGTACGCAACATCTCCAAATACGTAGGAGATGATAG GCGAAAACTGGGTGAGCTGGCCTTTGTTTCCCGTGATCGCCTTGCCGTACAATTGAGAACTCGTGAACCGCTAGCCCCTCTTTATTCGCTAGAAAGTGATGAAGCTTGTCGTCCAATCTTTTCAGAGGATGTTGATGTGGACGATGATGTGTTATTTGCCCCTAAG GTCATGAGTTTGTGGCCTGATGAGAATCCGTTATGGCAGTGTCCGGGTTACTTTGTTGAATCAG AAGAAACTCATTCGTATGGAACATTTGGTGCCAAGTCATTGTCTTTGTTGGACGATCGGTGCAGACAGTGGGACGCTCCACCTGAAGAAAGCGCAGAAATGTGGGAAGATTGTGCGAAGGCGCAAGCAGTAGCTTCTCTTTTCACAACGCTATGCGCTCAGGCGCATACTCACG GTTTCACGCAATACACTGATATAACTCGTCCGTTCAATTCGCAGTTGATGTTATCGAATGGAATCGACTTTGTATTTGCTGTAGGACAACTTAACACATTAGCCATTAATATTGAATGTGATG GTTTCGACAACCCgaaaacaaacatttgtcACGTAGAGTCTCCTGTCCGATTATATGATGCATATAGAGAGGGAAggttttattatttaacaCCGGAAGGTGAAAAGGAAGGTCTCAATCCTAAAGTTTTGTTAAGAATTCTTCAGATGTTGCTGCGGgattaa